One part of the Granulicella arctica genome encodes these proteins:
- the hpnI gene encoding bacteriohopanetetrol glucosamine biosynthesis glycosyltransferase HpnI, translating to MATAIEAITTLLTLCGLAYLLLALWSARDFGRHWRRRDAVPYTPDVSILKPVKGVDPRMYAGFVSHCQQQYAGAFEIVFGVSSIADPAAAEIERLREEFPECPIRLVECSEHLGTSGKVSNLVQMLREARYAHIVINDSDICVSPHYLTHVIAPFADARVGMVTAPYLGRAVPGPNGITGWSKLESLGISTDFMPGVLTARKLEGGLRFGLGSTLAMDRTALSKAGGLEPLVEFLADDYELGKRIAAAGYRVELCAEVVETTVPAYDLRGYWDHQLRWSRSTRDSRKLGYVGLGITYALPWAMMTCIASGFELWSFTLLSIVLLARVSVALTVGVGILRDEQVLRDLWLLPIRDLWGLVFWIWSFAGDTVLWRGERFRLQDGRIARVQSA from the coding sequence ATGGCAACCGCAATTGAGGCGATCACAACGCTGCTGACCCTATGCGGCCTCGCGTATCTTCTGCTCGCGCTCTGGTCGGCCCGGGACTTCGGGCGTCACTGGCGGCGCAGAGACGCGGTTCCCTATACCCCCGACGTCTCGATCCTCAAGCCGGTCAAAGGCGTTGATCCCCGCATGTACGCTGGCTTTGTCAGCCATTGCCAGCAGCAGTACGCCGGTGCCTTCGAGATCGTCTTCGGCGTCAGCAGCATCGCGGACCCTGCCGCCGCAGAGATCGAACGCCTCCGCGAAGAGTTCCCCGAATGCCCCATTCGCCTCGTCGAGTGCAGCGAGCACCTCGGCACCAGCGGCAAGGTATCGAACCTCGTTCAGATGCTCCGCGAGGCTCGCTACGCCCACATCGTCATCAACGACAGCGACATCTGCGTCTCCCCGCACTACCTCACCCACGTCATCGCTCCCTTTGCAGATGCCCGCGTCGGCATGGTCACCGCCCCCTATCTCGGTCGCGCCGTCCCCGGTCCCAACGGCATCACCGGCTGGTCCAAACTCGAGTCCCTCGGTATCTCCACCGACTTCATGCCCGGCGTCCTCACCGCACGCAAGCTCGAAGGCGGCCTCCGCTTCGGCCTCGGCTCTACCCTTGCGATGGATCGCACGGCACTCTCCAAGGCAGGCGGCCTTGAGCCCCTGGTTGAGTTCCTCGCCGACGACTACGAGCTAGGCAAGCGCATCGCCGCCGCCGGCTACCGCGTCGAGCTCTGCGCCGAGGTCGTCGAGACCACCGTCCCCGCCTACGACCTCCGCGGCTACTGGGACCACCAGCTCCGCTGGTCGCGCTCCACCCGCGACTCCCGCAAGCTTGGCTACGTCGGCCTCGGCATCACCTACGCCCTTCCCTGGGCCATGATGACCTGCATCGCCAGCGGCTTCGAGCTCTGGAGCTTCACCCTCCTCAGCATCGTCCTGCTCGCCCGCGTCTCCGTCGCCCTCACCGTAGGTGTCGGCATCCTCCGCGACGAGCAGGTTCTCCGCGACCTCTGGCTCCTCCCCATCCGCGACCTCTGGGGCCTCGTCTTCTGGATCTGGAGCTTCGCCGGAGACACCGTCCTCTGGCGCGGAGAACGCTTCCGCCTCCAGGACGGCCGCATCGCCCGCGTACAAAGCGCCTAG
- a CDS encoding PcfJ domain-containing protein, translating into MSWSERYVQDHRRQTDCAIHRACAQLVSDPSAFNKFQEMLTCARTRAPRLFEAPVSDGRHLGVDALVNLCRFRGAHIRPVIDWVGTASSWRPAVSSLAHHLICDYNVPVFLASCWYETDAVADKKRGWFVAHSRGASFRSLDLPVVMTRKMEHIFLASQDHLPIEHAIRRAELLALGAPTEIVEAVMSTRLATDLRHSEFWRTVWMFLVANAGDVDPMQIGPMIDYIQEVRNDRTQDGVMEFGSSQPAFSMKGRTVQSMLRLMREWHRSLGVGSVSFSWVRSPFEPLFFEEPSGDGLDISRRWQMMELINSAQLRREGAALHHCVASYADRCYRGNSSIWSLRFWQADKIHHVLTVEVDPRRRVVVQARGNANRAASGKPLRLLQDWAVQERLRMTI; encoded by the coding sequence ATGTCTTGGTCTGAACGTTATGTTCAGGATCACAGGCGACAAACGGATTGCGCCATCCACCGTGCATGTGCGCAACTCGTCTCAGATCCTTCCGCCTTCAATAAATTTCAAGAGATGCTGACCTGTGCAAGGACGCGAGCACCACGCTTATTCGAAGCGCCGGTTTCGGACGGGCGTCATCTCGGCGTAGATGCGCTTGTCAATCTGTGTCGATTCCGAGGCGCACATATTCGCCCGGTGATCGATTGGGTGGGCACGGCATCGTCGTGGCGGCCAGCGGTTTCATCGTTGGCGCACCACCTTATTTGCGACTACAACGTTCCGGTGTTTCTTGCCTCTTGCTGGTATGAGACTGACGCGGTTGCGGACAAAAAACGCGGCTGGTTTGTCGCTCATTCGCGCGGGGCCAGCTTTCGATCGCTCGATCTGCCGGTCGTGATGACCCGAAAGATGGAACATATCTTCCTGGCATCGCAGGATCATCTTCCCATTGAACATGCCATCCGCAGAGCGGAACTGCTCGCTCTTGGGGCGCCTACCGAAATTGTGGAGGCAGTGATGTCTACTCGATTGGCCACAGATTTGCGTCATAGCGAGTTCTGGCGCACAGTTTGGATGTTTTTAGTCGCAAATGCTGGTGATGTGGATCCTATGCAGATTGGGCCGATGATCGACTACATTCAGGAGGTTAGGAATGATCGAACGCAGGATGGAGTGATGGAATTTGGTTCGTCTCAGCCAGCTTTCTCTATGAAAGGCCGAACAGTTCAGTCGATGCTACGGTTGATGCGGGAATGGCATCGGAGTCTTGGAGTGGGAAGCGTATCTTTCTCATGGGTGCGGTCGCCGTTTGAGCCGTTGTTCTTTGAAGAGCCCAGCGGGGATGGTTTAGATATATCGAGACGCTGGCAGATGATGGAACTCATCAATAGTGCTCAACTTCGGAGAGAAGGCGCCGCACTGCATCATTGCGTCGCGAGCTATGCTGATCGTTGCTATCGCGGGAACTCAAGCATTTGGTCGCTCCGCTTTTGGCAGGCTGACAAGATTCATCACGTGCTAACCGTCGAGGTCGATCCGAGGAGGCGTGTTGTCGTTCAAGCTCGTGGCAACGCGAATCGCGCAGCCTCCGGAAAACCACTTCGGCTCCTGCAAGATTGGGCTGTTCAGGAGAGATTACGGATGACTATCTGA
- a CDS encoding alpha/beta hydrolase family protein, which produces MFAWETALTTRDTNRIVRPTEWGFDWLPGFAGEADIAQELTRSTSENLERMIAVSDAITQRSEEFYGYQTPTDFRLEEHFPLLYPTNVRPETLAEDAELKRQAAVGDLERAPFLRFTSPVRTRYPENDVVNARWYPAPEHKDPRRPKQAMIILPQWNADAFSHNALCTLFNRFGVSALRLSKPYHDVRRPQELERSDYAVSSNIGRTMAACRQAVVDIRSCLDWLESQGYEQFGVLGTSLGSCYAFIAAAHDPRLRVCAFNHASTSFGDVVWTGQSTRHVLAAFKQAGLTHEDVRHVFAGVSPSAYMERFAAHPKRALVVHATYDLTFLREFSLEVLASFKQFGVDYVSKVLPCGHYTTGETPYKYIDGWYLGSFVYQAFKQLREQQATSREQDAAIKAL; this is translated from the coding sequence ATGTTTGCCTGGGAAACGGCCCTGACAACGCGCGATACGAATCGTATTGTGCGGCCAACGGAGTGGGGTTTCGACTGGCTTCCCGGCTTTGCCGGTGAGGCCGATATCGCGCAGGAATTGACGCGCAGTACCTCTGAGAATCTCGAGCGCATGATCGCCGTCAGCGATGCGATCACCCAGCGCTCCGAGGAGTTTTACGGCTATCAAACGCCAACCGACTTCCGGCTGGAGGAGCACTTTCCGCTGCTCTACCCTACCAATGTCCGGCCGGAGACGCTGGCTGAGGATGCGGAGCTGAAGCGGCAGGCTGCGGTCGGTGATCTCGAACGCGCGCCGTTCCTCCGCTTCACCTCACCCGTCCGGACGCGCTACCCGGAGAACGATGTCGTCAACGCCCGCTGGTACCCGGCACCGGAGCACAAGGACCCCAGGCGGCCGAAGCAGGCCATGATTATCCTGCCGCAGTGGAACGCCGATGCCTTCAGTCACAACGCGCTCTGCACTCTCTTCAACCGCTTCGGCGTCTCCGCGCTGCGGCTCTCGAAGCCCTACCACGATGTGCGCCGCCCGCAGGAGCTCGAGCGCTCGGACTACGCCGTCAGCTCGAACATCGGCCGCACCATGGCTGCGTGCCGGCAGGCGGTGGTCGATATCCGCAGCTGCCTCGACTGGCTGGAGAGCCAGGGCTACGAGCAGTTCGGCGTGCTGGGCACGAGCCTCGGCTCCTGCTACGCCTTCATTGCCGCCGCGCACGATCCCCGGCTGCGCGTCTGCGCCTTCAACCACGCCTCCACCTCCTTCGGCGACGTCGTCTGGACCGGCCAGAGCACCCGCCACGTTCTTGCGGCGTTCAAGCAGGCAGGGCTCACCCACGAGGATGTGCGCCACGTCTTCGCTGGGGTAAGCCCAAGCGCGTATATGGAGCGGTTCGCCGCGCATCCCAAGCGGGCGCTCGTCGTCCACGCCACCTACGACCTCACCTTCCTGCGCGAGTTCTCGCTCGAGGTGCTCGCCAGCTTCAAACAGTTCGGCGTCGATTACGTATCGAAGGTGCTCCCCTGCGGCCACTACACCACCGGCGAGACGCCGTACAAATACATCGACGGCTGGTATCTCGGCTCGTTCGTGTATCAGGCGTTCAAACAACTGCGCGAGCAGCAGGCAACCTCACGCGAACAGGATGCCGCCATCAAAGCTTTATAG
- a CDS encoding helix-turn-helix domain-containing protein, whose product MNFQDLHELLRLELQRRIDQGVLTGTKLAQQAGFQQAHISNFLNKKRSLSLEGLDRVLAAQNLTVDQLLPFDLNAASALNAGSAAVTGDPMEMIPVVSSSAAMDAAFATAASIIETIQVSASRLEGNRSRPLVKQSHWQRFLAIRADAQQAAAMEPMLGAGTIAVLDRHYNSLAPYRSHQPTLYAVRCGAALLLRFVDFDEGRLILRPYSRAFPVQLIAMGPEETPADYIVGRVCILLSEL is encoded by the coding sequence ATGAACTTTCAAGATCTCCACGAGCTTCTTCGTCTCGAACTTCAACGCCGCATTGATCAGGGCGTTTTGACGGGGACGAAGCTCGCCCAGCAGGCGGGGTTTCAACAGGCGCACATCTCGAACTTCCTGAACAAGAAGCGTTCGCTCTCGCTCGAAGGGCTGGACCGTGTTCTCGCCGCGCAGAACCTGACGGTCGATCAGCTGCTGCCGTTTGACCTGAATGCTGCAAGCGCGCTGAATGCGGGCAGTGCGGCCGTCACGGGCGATCCGATGGAGATGATCCCGGTGGTCTCCTCCTCGGCGGCGATGGACGCTGCCTTCGCCACGGCTGCGTCGATCATCGAGACCATCCAGGTATCGGCCTCGCGGCTCGAGGGCAATCGCTCGCGCCCCCTGGTGAAGCAATCCCACTGGCAGCGCTTTCTTGCGATCCGCGCCGACGCGCAACAGGCCGCCGCTATGGAGCCCATGCTGGGCGCGGGGACCATCGCTGTGCTTGACCGTCACTACAACTCGCTCGCGCCCTATCGCTCGCACCAGCCGACGCTCTACGCCGTCCGGTGCGGTGCTGCGCTGCTTCTCCGTTTCGTCGACTTCGATGAAGGGCGGCTGATTCTGCGGCCTTACTCGCGAGCGTTTCCGGTGCAGTTGATCGCGATGGGGCCGGAGGAGACCCCGGCGGACTATATCGTCGGGCGCGTCTGCATCCTGTTATCGGAGCTTTGA
- a CDS encoding sigma-70 family RNA polymerase sigma factor encodes MSTALAILPRLWACESLPKPVAKPKKPAVQEPVAPRLAFYRKYTEAMLRRYMRFSMEAGRVPSMLGKEMFRGKVTSYRVHSFEDVVIFVHDVEKCMARLSWMQQLLITRIAVQEYTQQETAEILELSLRTVIRRYNKSIDRLTAILLEVKMLEPLTACQGVGSGR; translated from the coding sequence ATGAGTACAGCATTGGCGATTCTGCCGAGACTCTGGGCTTGTGAGTCGCTTCCCAAACCAGTTGCAAAGCCGAAGAAACCGGCGGTCCAGGAGCCGGTCGCCCCCAGGCTGGCGTTCTATCGCAAGTACACCGAGGCCATGCTTCGGCGGTACATGCGATTTTCCATGGAGGCCGGGCGCGTTCCCTCGATGCTCGGCAAGGAGATGTTCCGTGGAAAGGTGACCAGCTACCGTGTCCATAGCTTCGAAGATGTCGTGATCTTCGTGCACGATGTGGAGAAGTGCATGGCGCGGCTGAGCTGGATGCAGCAGCTCCTGATCACACGGATTGCCGTGCAGGAGTACACCCAGCAGGAGACAGCAGAGATTCTGGAGCTGAGTCTGCGGACGGTCATTCGGCGATACAACAAGTCGATCGATCGGCTGACGGCAATCCTGCTGGAGGTGAAGATGCTGGAGCCTCTCACAGCGTGTCAAGGGGTCGGAAGCGGACGGTAG
- a CDS encoding GDSL-type esterase/lipase family protein: MSWKHWIPRGWTLVVVLLTAMMMTTGPGTALLAQVITTQVADTVYRADGSTATGTVVISWPEFTTATGQSVPAGSTSATIATGGVLSVQLAPNAGSNPMGSYYTVVYHLDDGSTSKEYWVVPASTSPVQVSAIRSTVLPASVAMQTVSKSYVDTAIAAAVSGVPLDSSTPYVEKAGDTMTGPLVLSGDPVSATQAADKNYVDTSVQAVAAGVGQKVSLVPQATQTVVQPTGSLLQVNNLNGVEYATQYVTGNGNNGIVNATSSTDCASGCEVKVAAAYNTKESYAPTTWNNQTHIEDARLGGRYDAFLNPGIVGETIAQTIDLVSTQNTGISGQTVVQTVPNAIALDLSMEAPTGGSNLFPQSIEPTVPYFKSNFLVQHTSGTFNTMGQHILDGKVIYCYGVGDCLIGAQFMYASGGFRDEADEASHPFDLSFIEDPQVFTGTCTSGCTTGSTSVMVTSTAAAGTQGEGRYLIDKNPTNVISSGILTGGTSGAPYPTAAFSGTSFPISVFFSTAQLAPSQTNNVAPGTVTLPIATSGVTTGFATNTAAAPSATGIACVVDQDPVGGNLPHNYEMATYTVVDGTHFQLALKKVHTSGSTIAIGGLCGYGLEQTVDTHNGLRQVFPVVGSFSSTGLYYAGQLTPIVGVMNQTSAYINVSGTIVSAVRNNNVVTLTASGNFAEDVNGLTMTVAGVTDSSYNGTFSVTTTSANTLTYTQTGTNSTSSGGTVSIVTGGFALYPMAEVLGVLNPTTKLVDGQMTLAPNTVAWATGDAIEQPHYYEEKVSPDTEYISQSVPRPEASLAGGINYQGYNSQGLSGWQIANSTPASNYIGAGGTLLAPYAAYVAKGAWQQSMVLDAGSTSVFNIHCSYHGCGRWNSTYDLFDLYSNTGVETIRFMPQSSILNVTMRGTTYQFTPQAFTAGTINATTVNATTINGSVSGNSITSGAVAAAYLPLLGASGTTHAPGIVPDPGATSGTTHFLREDGTWSVPVGSAVSAGLLSGASADYNFLQGSGTTITDSTGNGNTGTLSTTAAPTWTATGLAFVPGQGVSLPATLNGTQTYFMGLYINPLTAGTQTINQYPVLLSSSAGGSGFNFMYSYTPSANGGFISNAYAPTLYVNSQAATITPNLLSGFHVLAAVLGTGSGNTDHIYIDGVEVANYTRQGTSAGTQTTGNLFLGSSAVSPWATSGFNGTMYRLRTYATQLSASTVQSVSLAIANEIASRGVPVSPVNIPLATPQLQAIGDSITYGQGVTTPWPSLLGLTNQPAYTITDWGITGITLSAINGSDPNRAALRCHSSSGPSVAVVFAGTNDFAIMPTSATALFANMMGEVQTMKQAGCRVFVGTMLSRTGNDVSSNTLDSDKDAYDALILAQAKAGGADGIIDFAANPLLGADGANANTSFQSDHIHPTQAGQQLLANAASNALNYYFGYNETNPHVVTTLGYSMTAADGYLSLSGLTDAGTLTLPDCTGQSGAAYRINNPQSSYAVSVVPLNSSQLINGLSTVTVPSNTTLTLRDVPNPKTVSGCHWEM; the protein is encoded by the coding sequence ATGAGTTGGAAGCATTGGATACCCAGAGGGTGGACGCTCGTCGTTGTTCTACTGACGGCGATGATGATGACGACAGGGCCGGGAACGGCGCTGTTGGCGCAGGTAATAACAACACAGGTCGCCGATACGGTCTATCGCGCGGACGGCAGCACGGCAACCGGAACGGTGGTGATTAGTTGGCCTGAGTTCACGACGGCCACAGGCCAGTCCGTGCCTGCCGGTAGCACCTCCGCAACCATCGCAACAGGCGGCGTGTTGAGCGTGCAACTGGCGCCGAACGCAGGCTCGAACCCGATGGGAAGCTACTACACCGTCGTCTATCACCTGGATGACGGCAGCACCAGCAAGGAGTACTGGGTCGTTCCTGCCAGCACATCGCCGGTGCAGGTCAGCGCGATCCGCAGCACGGTCCTGCCGGCCTCCGTCGCGATGCAGACCGTGAGCAAGAGCTATGTCGATACGGCGATCGCGGCGGCTGTCTCCGGCGTCCCGCTCGACAGCTCCACGCCCTATGTCGAGAAGGCCGGCGACACCATGACCGGGCCGCTCGTTCTTTCCGGCGATCCTGTCTCCGCGACACAGGCGGCTGATAAGAACTACGTCGACACCTCCGTGCAGGCGGTAGCCGCCGGTGTTGGCCAGAAGGTCTCGCTGGTGCCCCAGGCCACACAGACGGTAGTCCAGCCGACAGGATCGCTGTTGCAGGTCAACAACCTGAATGGTGTGGAGTACGCTACTCAGTACGTAACAGGCAATGGAAACAACGGCATCGTCAACGCCACCAGCAGCACCGACTGCGCCAGCGGATGCGAGGTTAAGGTTGCGGCGGCCTACAACACGAAGGAATCCTACGCGCCCACAACCTGGAACAATCAGACCCACATCGAGGATGCGCGGCTGGGAGGGAGGTACGACGCCTTTCTGAACCCCGGCATTGTCGGCGAGACAATCGCTCAGACGATCGATCTCGTCTCGACGCAGAACACTGGAATCTCCGGCCAGACGGTTGTTCAGACTGTCCCCAACGCCATCGCGCTCGATCTTTCGATGGAAGCGCCTACCGGTGGGTCGAACTTATTTCCCCAAAGCATCGAACCGACGGTGCCGTACTTCAAAAGCAACTTCCTCGTACAACATACATCGGGCACCTTCAACACGATGGGGCAACACATTCTCGATGGCAAAGTTATCTACTGCTATGGAGTAGGAGATTGCCTGATCGGGGCTCAGTTCATGTACGCCTCAGGCGGTTTTCGCGATGAGGCTGACGAAGCCTCACACCCCTTCGACCTGTCTTTCATCGAAGACCCACAGGTGTTCACCGGCACCTGTACGAGCGGATGCACCACCGGCTCAACCTCTGTCATGGTGACGAGCACCGCGGCAGCCGGCACACAAGGCGAAGGCCGCTACCTCATCGATAAGAACCCTACCAACGTCATCAGCTCTGGCATCCTCACCGGAGGCACCAGCGGAGCACCGTATCCCACGGCGGCGTTCAGTGGAACCTCATTCCCCATCAGCGTGTTCTTCTCCACCGCGCAACTCGCTCCCTCGCAGACGAACAATGTAGCTCCAGGGACGGTGACACTGCCGATCGCAACCAGCGGCGTCACCACCGGTTTTGCCACCAACACCGCGGCAGCACCCTCCGCCACCGGTATCGCGTGTGTCGTCGATCAGGATCCTGTAGGCGGAAATCTTCCGCACAACTATGAGATGGCCACCTACACCGTCGTGGACGGAACACACTTCCAACTCGCGTTGAAGAAGGTGCATACCTCCGGATCGACCATCGCCATCGGAGGGCTCTGCGGCTACGGGCTTGAGCAGACCGTGGACACCCATAACGGCCTTCGACAGGTCTTCCCCGTCGTCGGCTCATTCTCTTCGACCGGGCTGTACTATGCCGGTCAACTGACTCCGATCGTCGGCGTGATGAACCAGACCAGCGCATACATCAACGTCTCCGGAACGATCGTGTCAGCCGTACGCAACAACAACGTGGTCACTCTCACTGCGTCGGGAAACTTTGCCGAGGACGTCAATGGCCTCACCATGACCGTGGCCGGTGTTACCGACAGCAGCTACAACGGCACCTTCAGCGTGACGACCACCTCCGCAAATACCTTGACCTACACGCAGACCGGGACGAACAGCACCAGCTCCGGCGGCACCGTCTCGATCGTCACCGGAGGGTTCGCGCTGTATCCGATGGCCGAGGTCCTCGGTGTTCTGAACCCAACGACCAAGCTGGTCGATGGACAGATGACTCTGGCTCCGAACACCGTCGCCTGGGCCACAGGAGATGCCATCGAACAGCCTCACTACTATGAGGAGAAGGTCTCCCCGGATACGGAGTACATCTCGCAGTCAGTGCCTCGCCCTGAGGCATCCCTGGCAGGCGGCATCAACTACCAGGGTTACAACTCGCAAGGACTCTCTGGCTGGCAGATCGCGAACTCGACCCCCGCAAGCAACTACATCGGTGCCGGTGGAACCCTTTTGGCTCCCTATGCGGCCTACGTGGCCAAAGGCGCCTGGCAGCAGAGCATGGTGCTCGACGCCGGATCAACGAGCGTCTTCAACATCCACTGCAGCTATCACGGCTGCGGCCGATGGAACAGCACCTACGATCTCTTCGATCTGTACAGCAACACCGGCGTGGAGACGATCCGATTCATGCCGCAGAGCAGTATCTTGAATGTCACGATGCGCGGCACGACCTATCAGTTCACCCCGCAGGCATTCACCGCAGGCACCATCAACGCCACCACCGTCAACGCGACCACCATCAATGGTTCCGTCAGCGGCAACAGCATCACCAGCGGAGCGGTGGCCGCGGCCTATCTGCCTTTGCTGGGAGCCTCAGGCACCACCCATGCCCCAGGCATCGTACCCGACCCCGGCGCAACCAGCGGAACCACACACTTTCTGCGCGAAGACGGAACCTGGAGCGTCCCCGTAGGCAGTGCGGTCTCAGCCGGTCTCCTGTCCGGCGCAAGCGCGGACTACAACTTCCTTCAGGGTTCGGGAACGACCATTACCGACAGCACAGGCAACGGTAATACCGGCACCCTTTCAACCACCGCCGCGCCGACATGGACCGCGACCGGGCTCGCCTTTGTGCCCGGCCAGGGCGTCAGTCTGCCCGCCACGCTCAATGGAACCCAGACCTACTTCATGGGTCTCTACATCAATCCGCTCACCGCAGGAACCCAGACCATCAATCAGTATCCGGTCCTGCTTTCGAGCAGCGCCGGAGGCAGCGGCTTCAACTTCATGTATAGCTACACGCCCTCTGCCAACGGCGGTTTCATCTCGAACGCCTACGCGCCGACGCTGTATGTCAACAGCCAGGCAGCAACCATCACGCCCAACCTGCTCTCCGGCTTCCATGTGCTCGCCGCCGTGCTTGGCACCGGATCGGGCAACACGGATCACATCTACATCGACGGCGTCGAGGTCGCCAACTACACCCGGCAGGGCACATCCGCAGGCACGCAGACAACCGGCAATCTCTTCCTCGGCTCCTCCGCGGTCAGTCCATGGGCGACCTCCGGGTTCAATGGCACCATGTACCGGCTCCGCACCTATGCCACGCAGCTCAGCGCCTCAACCGTGCAGTCGGTCAGCCTCGCAATCGCCAACGAGATCGCCTCCCGCGGCGTTCCCGTATCCCCGGTCAACATCCCGCTGGCGACGCCTCAGCTTCAGGCCATCGGAGACTCGATCACCTATGGCCAGGGCGTCACAACGCCGTGGCCGTCGCTGCTCGGCCTCACCAACCAGCCCGCGTACACCATCACCGACTGGGGCATCACAGGCATCACCCTGTCGGCCATCAATGGCTCCGATCCGAACCGGGCCGCGCTCCGCTGCCATTCCAGCTCCGGGCCGTCGGTCGCCGTTGTCTTCGCCGGAACGAACGACTTCGCCATCATGCCGACCTCGGCCACAGCGCTCTTTGCCAACATGATGGGCGAGGTCCAGACCATGAAACAGGCGGGTTGCCGCGTCTTCGTCGGCACCATGCTTTCGCGGACCGGCAACGATGTCTCCAGCAACACCCTCGACTCCGACAAGGACGCCTACGACGCGCTAATCCTGGCGCAGGCAAAGGCCGGCGGTGCCGACGGCATCATCGACTTCGCCGCCAACCCGCTGCTCGGAGCCGATGGCGCAAACGCCAACACCTCCTTCCAGTCCGATCACATCCACCCAACCCAGGCCGGGCAGCAGCTTCTCGCCAACGCCGCCAGCAACGCCCTGAACTACTACTTCGGCTACAACGAGACCAACCCGCATGTCGTCACCACGCTCGGCTACTCGATGACGGCAGCCGACGGCTACCTCAGCCTCTCCGGCCTCACCGACGCGGGTACGCTGACGCTGCCCGACTGCACCGGCCAGAGCGGTGCCGCCTACCGGATCAACAATCCGCAGTCGAGCTACGCCGTCTCGGTCGTGCCGCTCAACAGCAGCCAGCTCATCAACGGCCTCAGCACCGTCACCGTGCCGTCGAATACCACGCTGACCCTGCGGGATGTTCCGAATCCGAAGACCGTCTCCGGCTGCCACTGGGAGATGTAA
- a CDS encoding terminase yields the protein MSVEELLALGRELAAPPKTSEGENNFIRHARRLLRVRDREGQLAPLDANEAQKNFELARGQKNIVLKARQMGMTTWISGRFFLRTITQRGVLTVQVAQTREAAEAIFRIVQRFWEYLPEEYRQGPLRRSRKNMGQMVFPELDSEFRIVTAGDKNAGRGMTIQNLHCSEVSRWPGDARETLAGLRAALSPTGEMVLESTPNGAMGCFYDEWTQAEVSGLKRHFFPWWLESAYVSAPATEFNDEELELMRRHNLSACQIGYRRTLEADYRNLHAQEFAEDPERCFRATGECCFEIEAIEQRMQELGEPVSRNPRNTLLTWMPPVPDRQYLVAVDTAGGGAEGDFSVAQVIDLATGIQCAELQQRLRPIPFTQEAAKLARQYNNAMIVVERNNHGTGILALLIRMENYTNLYEQNGNEGWLTNAASKPAAIALLGALLVQSPGMFLSKRLLAECRTFVTRANGSTGAIAGAHDDCVMAMAIAQQVRTELMLKKRSS from the coding sequence ATGAGTGTGGAGGAGCTGCTGGCTCTGGGGAGAGAGCTTGCCGCGCCGCCCAAAACATCCGAAGGTGAAAATAACTTTATCCGCCACGCCCGAAGGCTGCTGCGCGTGCGCGACCGCGAAGGCCAACTGGCTCCGCTCGACGCAAACGAGGCGCAGAAAAACTTCGAGCTGGCACGCGGACAAAAAAATATCGTCCTCAAGGCCCGTCAGATGGGCATGACCACCTGGATCTCCGGCCGCTTCTTTCTCCGGACGATCACCCAGCGCGGCGTCCTCACCGTGCAGGTCGCGCAAACCCGCGAGGCCGCCGAAGCAATATTCCGCATCGTCCAGCGCTTCTGGGAGTACCTGCCCGAGGAGTACCGCCAGGGCCCCCTGCGCCGCAGCCGCAAGAACATGGGCCAGATGGTCTTCCCCGAGCTCGACAGCGAGTTCCGCATCGTCACCGCAGGCGACAAGAACGCCGGTCGCGGCATGACCATCCAGAACCTGCACTGTAGCGAGGTCTCCCGCTGGCCCGGCGACGCCCGCGAAACCCTCGCCGGACTCCGCGCCGCCCTCTCGCCCACCGGAGAGATGGTCCTCGAGTCCACACCCAACGGCGCGATGGGCTGCTTCTACGACGAGTGGACGCAAGCCGAAGTCAGCGGCCTCAAACGCCACTTCTTCCCCTGGTGGCTCGAGAGCGCCTACGTCTCCGCGCCCGCTACCGAGTTCAACGACGAAGAGCTCGAGCTGATGCGGCGGCACAACCTCAGCGCCTGCCAGATCGGCTACCGCCGCACCCTCGAGGCCGACTACCGCAACCTCCACGCGCAGGAGTTCGCCGAAGACCCCGAGCGCTGCTTCCGCGCCACCGGCGAGTGCTGCTTCGAGATCGAAGCCATCGAGCAGCGCATGCAGGAGCTCGGCGAACCCGTCTCCAGGAACCCGCGCAACACGCTGCTCACCTGGATGCCACCCGTCCCTGACAGGCAATACCTCGTCGCCGTCGATACCGCGGGCGGCGGCGCAGAAGGAGACTTCTCCGTCGCGCAGGTCATCGATCTCGCCACCGGCATCCAGTGCGCCGAGCTGCAACAGCGCCTGCGCCCCATCCCATTCACCCAGGAGGCCGCAAAGCTGGCGCGCCAATACAACAACGCGATGATCGTCGTCGAGCGCAACAACCATGGCACCGGTATCCTCGCCCTCCTCATCCGCATGGAGAACTACACCAACCTCTACGAGCAGAACGGCAACGAAGGCTGGCTGACCAACGCGGCCTCCAAGCCCGCCGCCATCGCGCTCCTCGGCGCACTGCTCGTCCAGAGCCCCGGGATGTTCCTCAGCAAGCGCCTGCTCGCCGAGTGCCGCACCTTCGTCACCCGCGCCAACGGCAGCACCGGAGCCATCGCCGGCGCACACGACGACTGCGTCATGGCCATGGCCATCGCCCAACAGGTCCGCACGGAGCTGATGCTGAAGAAGCGTAGCAGTTAG